In one window of Pieris brassicae chromosome 10, ilPieBrab1.1, whole genome shotgun sequence DNA:
- the LOC123715250 gene encoding ufm1-specific protease 2 yields the protein MSPRLKISKYVIERLLKTETYETTGCLYGLMYDGTLLVIGFSLEYFENEKKTYSQLLLNLPAEVELCGVVKFCDTTTLDSKPKAILQDVDITDNPLFLIIDKDKEIKAHFLIHEKFEETSYDVFENEDIWKQFLHVRLNTILPLSCEATISGVKSVLQSKRKKIASGQVSFQINDSSVYLFGIASGVGVTGTSTEANIGDLVDSWNPEQMSKKKKYNINNVEPVSVNLVMKATKDMLSDKLVKTAVKMMTTQRKPAFCISMPLRVDTIAMVHRNTKLSELYSILVEATCRSLKLLESVLIEQLGQEGIGDGAGLRLPETFHYLSPEIGHFITRVVPKGIPDESMEKERVSLHEQLDLPLTRPMFRRGNAYIFNSPKLINPHEGIAPQNRGKIATVRGKYLYCHYMQDNFNDDGWGCAYRSMQTIFSWFKYQGFSTLDVPTHKEIQQCLVKIGDKPSSFVGSKQWIGSTEVMFCLDTLIGVQSRILFANTGSELLTYTPELIHHFQQHGSPIMIGGGVLAHTIIGVEYNEDKNETRYLILDPHYTGADELQTVLSKGWCGWKSSDFWNKTAHYNLCLPQTKPCV from the exons atgtcaccACGTctcaaaatatcaaaatatgtgattgag AGGTTGTTAAAGACTGAAACATATGAGACTACAGGATGTTTGTACGGTCTCATGTACGATGGAACTTTGCTTGTCATTGGATttagtttagaatattttgaaaatgaaaagaaaacataCAGCCAACTACTTCTGAATCTCCCTGCTGAGGTGGAGCTTTGTGGTGTAGTTAAATTTTGTGATACAACAACTTTAGATTCCAAACCTAAAGCAATTCTGCAA GATGTTGATATAACAGATAatccattgtttttaataattgataaggATAAGGAAATAAAAGCTCATTTTTTGATTCATGAGAAGTTTGAGGAAACAAGTTACGATGTATTTGAAAATGAGGATATCTGGAAACAATTTTTACATGTCCGATTAAATACAATACTTCCATTGTCATGTGAAGCTACTATATCTGGTGTCAAAAGTGTACTTCAAAGTAAAAggaaaaag ATAGCTTCAGGACAGGTgtcatttcaaataaatgacAGTTCTGTATATCTGTTTGGTATTGCATCTGGTGTAGGAGTAACTGGCACAAGTACTGAGGCAAATATAGGGGATCTTGTGGATTCTTGGAACCCAGAGCAAATGtcaaaaaagaagaaatacaacataaataatgtt GAACCAGTATCCGTTAACTTAGTAATGAAAGCAACAAAGGATATGTTATCAGATAAGCTTGTGAAGACTGCTGTTAAAATGATGACGACACAAAGGAAAC CTGCATTTTGTATAAGTATGCCGCTAAGAGTAGATACAATAGCAATGGTTCATCGAAACACAAAATTATCGGAGTTATACAGTATACTTGTTGAAGCGACATGCAGATCACTCAAGTTACTTGAAAGTGTTCTTATAGAGCAGTTGg GGCAAGAGGGAATTGGTGATGGGGCAGGTTTGAGACTGCCGGAGACGTTCCACTATTTATCACCAGAAATTGGCCATTTCATCACTCGGGTTGTGCCTAAAGGAATACCTGATGAGAGCATGG AAAAAGAAAGAGTATCGCTTCACGAACAGTTGGATTTACCACTAACTCGACCAATGTTTAGGCGAGGAAACGCATATATATTCAATAGCCCCAAACTCATCAACCCCCACGAAGGAATCGCACCACAGAATCGAGGAAAAATTGCAACCGTTCGGGGAAAATATCTGTATTGCCATTATATGCAGGATAATTTCAATGATGATGGATGGGGCTGTGCTTATCGTTCTATGCAGACCATATTCTCTTGGTTTAA GTATCAGGGATTCAGTACACTAGATGTGCCAACTCACAAAGAAATCCAGCAGTGCCTTGTCAAAATAGGGGATAAGCCATCCTCCTTTGTGGGTTCTAAGCAATGGATTGGCTCCACCGAAGTCATGTTTTGTCTGGACACACTCATTGGAGTACAATCGAGAATTCTTTTTGCAAATACTGGGTCTGAACTGCTGACTTACACCCCGGAGTTGATTCATCATTTCCAGCAACATGGCAGTCCCATTATGATAG GTGGAGGTGTCTTAGCCCATACGATTATAGGTGTCGAATACAATGAAGATAAAAACGAGACACGCTATTTGATCTTAGACCCGCATTACACTGGCGCTGATGAACTCCAAACCGTCTTAAGCAAAGGCTGGTGCGGGTGGAAGTCATCAGATTTTTGGAACAAAACCGCACATTATAACCTATGTCTCCCACAGACTAAACCTTGTGTATAA
- the LOC123715721 gene encoding exosome complex component RRP43-like produces MSDVYKVIHPNKYFNDYISLNVRPDGRKFDEQRSIKLNANAISNADASALIKCGNTTVVCGITLELATPKAEEPDHGFLVTNVELLPLCSSKFKPGPPSDYAQVISNTVNDIIKNSKCIDLKDLCIVSDKLAWVLYCDMVCLDNDGSIIDACITTLITSLKSLSLPAVSFDVETEEVKVDISNKTLLKVTGLPVATSFAIYQSPESNIVLTDPTTFEEEMCGGIGANLIVCWNQGLLCGVQKYGGGNIPTESQKNLLQVAKKRSKLVEEVIETCLS; encoded by the exons atgtcagACGTTTATAA GGTTATACatccaaataaatatttcaatgacTACATATCTTTAAATGTGAGACCTGACGGAAGAAAATTTGATGAACAGcgaagtattaaattaaatgccaATGCCATTAGTAATGCAGATGCTTCTGCACTTATTAAATGTGGAAATACCACTGTTGTTTGTGGAATAACATTA GAATTAGCAACACCTAAAGCTGAAGAACCTGATCATGGATTTCTTGTAACTAATGTTGAATTATTACCCTTATGCTCTTCAAAGTTTAAGCCAGGGCCTCCATCTGACTATGCCCAAGTAATCAGCAATACTGTTAATGATATTATCAAAAACTCAAAATGCATTGATCTTAAGGACTTGTGTATTGTTTCTGACAAGTTAGCATGGGTTCTTTATTGCGATATGGTGTGCCTGGATAATGATGGAAGTATTATAGATGCTTGCATAACAACCTTAATAACTAGTCTTAAATCAT taTCTTTGCCTGCTGTATCATTTGATGTTGAAACGGAAGAAGTGAAAGTTGATATTAGTAATAAgactttattaaaagtaactgGATTACCAGTAGCAACAAGTTTTGCAATATATCAATCTCCTgaaag caaCATTGTGTTAACCGATCCAACCACATTTGAAGAAGAAATGTGTGGAGGTATTGGAGCAAATCTGATAGTCTGCTGGAACCAAGGTCTTCTTTGTGGTGTTCAGAAATATGGAGGTGGTAATATACCAACAGAAAGCCAGAAAAATTTACTTCAAGTTGCCAAGAAACGAAGCAAGCTTGTAGAGGAAGTCATCGAAACTTGTCTAAGCTAA